In Raphanus sativus cultivar WK10039 chromosome 5, ASM80110v3, whole genome shotgun sequence, the following proteins share a genomic window:
- the LOC108858697 gene encoding uncharacterized protein LOC108858697 encodes MSAAMDRALMALSLEDEEEETPFIMPDLPEFSSSEENSLSLMGRALNPECQKMSGLILTMPRKWQKEGRVRGIALSNEKFQFIFNSEHDLLDVLDKGIQTYNEWALVLERWKENPPDDYLQFVPIWVQISQIPVNYYNTKALWTLGDLLGKTMVVAFDPSKPITQPFVRVQVLFNVAHPLKKSRVLDLGGGKTATILFHYEKVQKRCFTCQRLNHEKQVCPLEVRKRREEASLRREKRLIELNQKLPVLSDDDPLHGVLEESQVGTNPLTGRPKIAKEVLEEMRTYLMTDTGEAITVKEDRVRKSVRETEKDPVAQKAFLCLEPVPVFTKDVNKGKGPVFDYGDKEMERRDLDLNVNPNKLMAGAFKAFRPSHSSSAIFAGSWESDESSAASSLKPLSDNPTVFMTGSFGAGSTGIVRKNPSSRKRPPKYIRKARSSGAANQRMENYGDRREGKQEVGSKKRKITVQVEGGLSITKAKSLKVVPNEGLPKPQ; translated from the coding sequence ATGTCGGCTGCCATGGACAGAGCTTTAATGGCTCTTTCgctagaagatgaagaagaggagacTCCGTTTATCATGCCGGATCTTCCTGAGTTCAGTTCTTCTGAAGAAAACTCCCTAAGCCTTATGGGGAGAGCTCTTAACCCGGAATGCCAGAAGATGTCGGGTCTTATCCTAACAATGCCGAGAAAATGGCAAAAAGAAGGAAGAGTGAGAGGAATAGCTCTGTCTAATGAGAAGTTCCAGTTCATCTTCAACTCTGAGCATGACCTCCTAGATGTTCTGGACAAAGGGATTCAGACCTACAATGAATGGGCTTTGGTGCTTGAGAGATGGAAGGAGAATCCGCCGGACGATTACCTTCAGTTTGTGCCGATTTGGGTTCAAATAAGCCAGATTCCGGTGAACTACTACAACACTAAGGCTCTCTGGACTTTGGGAGACTTACTTGGAAAAACTATGGTAGTCGCATTTGATCCTTCTAAACCGATTACCCAACCTTTTGTGAGAGTACAAGTCCTCTTCAATGTGGCTCATCCATTGAAGAAATCCAGAGTTCTTGACCTTGGAGGTGGCAAAACGGCGACTATTCTTTTTCATTACGAGAAAGTGCAGAAGCGGTGTTTTACCTGCCAACGGCTCAACCATGAGAAGCAGGTCTGTCCCCTGGAAGTGAGGAAAAGACGGGAAGAAGCATCCttgagaagagaaaagagactCATAGAACTAAACCAAAAGCTTCCAGTGCTATCAGATGACGACCCTCTTCATGGAGTCTTAGAAGAGTCGCAAGTTGGAACCAACCCCCTCACAGGAAGACCTAAGATAGCTAAAGAAGTTCTGGAGGAGATGAGAACTTATCTCATGACGGATACTGGAGAAGCTATTACGGTTAAAGAAGATCGAGTGAGGAAATCTGTGAGGGAAACTGAAAAAGATCCGGTGGCGCAAAAAGCCTTTCTCTGTCTGGAACCTGTGCCGGTTTTCACTAAAGATGTTAACAAGGGTAAGGGTCCAGTGTTTGACTATGGAGACAAAGAAATGGAGAGAAGAGATTTGGATCTCAATGTCAACCCAAATAAGCTGATGGCTGGAGCTTTCAAAGCATTCAGGCCTTCTCACTCATCATCCGCGATCTTTGCTGGAAGCTGGGAGTCAGATGAGAGCAGCGCTGCAAGTTCTTTGAAGCCTCTCTCTGATAATCCAACGGTATTTATGACTGGCTCCTTTGGGGCTGGTTCAACCGGGATTGTTAGAAAGAACCCTTCGTCAAGAAAAAGGCCTCCAAAATATATCAGGAAAGCTCGTTCATCAGGAGCAGCTAACCAGAGGATGGAGAACTATGGGGATAGAAGAGAAGGAAAGCAAGAAGTGGGAAGTAAGAAGAGAAAGATAACGGTTCAAGTGGAAGGAGGTCTGTCAATCACTAAGGCGAAGAGCCTAAAGGTGGTCCCAAATGAGGGACTGCCCAAGCCCCAATGA
- the LOC130512880 gene encoding cytokinin dehydrogenase 6 isoform X1 yields MNNLHACCLLRKRNMLIVRSFTILLLSCIAFKLACCFSSSISSLKALPLVGHLEFEDVHPASKDFGNRYQLLPLAVLHPKSVSDVASVIRHIWMMGPHSQLTVAARGRGHSLQGQAQTRNGIVIRMESLQHQKLKVHGVGAPAPFVDVSGGELWINILHETLKYGLAPKSWTDYLHLTVGGTLSNAGISGQAFRHGPQISNVHQLEVVTGKGEILNCSERQNSDLFHGVLGGLGQFGIITRARIALEPAPTMLYVNNGQVKWMRVLYLDFAAFARDQERLISSDDDKFDYIEGFVIINRTGLLDSWRLSFTPEDPIEASQFKSDGRNLYCLEVAKYFNNEDKKDVMNQEVKKSLFELSYISSTLFSTEVTYEEFLDRVHVSEMKLRSKGQWEVPHPWLNLLVPRSRVNEFAKGVFGNILTDTSNGPVIVYPVNKSKWDNRSSAVTPEEEEIFYLVAILTSAVPGSTGLDGVDQIVKRNQRILEFSEAAGLGLKQYLPHYTTRHEWRSHFGPKWDDFVRRKSRYDPFAMLAPGQRIFDKASLVSPHSS; encoded by the exons ATGAACAATCTACATGCATGCTGCCTCCTCAGGAAAAGAAACATGCTTATAGTAAGAAGTTTCACCATCTTACTACTCAGCTGCATAGCCTTTAAGTTAGCTTGCTGCTTCTCTAGCAGCATCTCTTCGTTGAAAGCCCTTCCCCTAGTAGGCCACTTGGAGTTCGAAGATGTCCATCCCGCCTCCAAAGATTTTGGAAACCGGTACCAACTGCTTCCTCTGGCGGTCTTACATCCCAAATCTGTAAGCGACGTCGCCTCGGTGATACGACACATCTGGATGATGGGACCTCATTCACAGCTTACGGTGGCAGCGAGAGGTCGTGGACATTCACTCCAAGGCCAAGCACAAACAAGAAATGGGATTGTCATCCGCATGGAATCACTACAGCACCAGAAGCTGAAGGTCCACGGTGTGGGTGCTCCTGCTCCATTCGTTGATGTTTCTGGTGGTGAGCTGTGGATAAACATTTTGCACGAGACCCTAAAGTACGGGCTTGCACCAAAATCTTGGACGGATTACCTGCATTTAACTGTTGGTGGGACTCTTTCCAATGCTGGAATCAGCGGCCAGGCGTTCCGACACGGACCGCAGATCAGCAATGTTCATCAACTGGAGGTTGTCACAG GAAAAGGTGAGATTTTAAACTGTTCAGAGAGGCAGAACAGCGACCTGTTCCATGGAGTTCTTGGTGGGCTAGGTCAGTTTGGCATCATAACACGAGCAAGAATAGCTCTGGAACCAGCACCAACCATG CTCTATGTTAATAATGGGCAGGTTAAATGGATGAGAGTGTTGTACCTGGATTTTGCAGCATTTGCGAGGGACCAAGAGCGGCTGATTTCGTCAGATGATGACAAATTTGATTACATTGAAGGTTTTGTGATAATAAACAGGACGGGACTGCTAGACAGCTGGAGGTTATCCTTCACACCAGAAGACCCTATAGAGGCCAGCCAATTCAAATCTGATGGCAGGAATCTCTACTGTTTGGAAGTGGCCAAGTACTTTAATAATGAAGACAAGAAAGATGTAATGAACCAg gaagtgaaaaaatcattatttgaaCTAAGCTACATCTCGTCCACACTGTTTTCAACGGAGGTAACGTACGAAGAATTCTTGGACAGGGTACATGTCTCTGAGATGAAACTGCGATCCAAAGGGCAGTGGGAAGTTCCACATCCATGGCTGAATCTGCTAGTGCCAAGAAGCAGAGTCAATGAATTTGCAAaaggtgtgtttggaaacatccTTACCGATACAAGCAACGGGCCAGTCATTGTCTACCCAGTCAACAAGTCAAA GTGGGACAATAGAAGTTCAGCGGTGACACCAGAGGAGGAAGAGATATTCTACTTAGTGGCGATCCTTACATCCGCAGTTCCAGGGTCGACGGGGTTAGATGGAGTCGACCAAATCGTAAAGCGGAACCAAAGGATACTTGAGTTCAGTGAGGCAGCAGGTTTAGGGCTGAAGCAATACCTACCCCATTACACAACAAGACACGAGTGGAGATCCCACTTTGGTCCTAAGTGGGATGATTTTGTGCGGAGAAAATCCAGATATGATCCGTTCGCAATGCTAGCTCCAGGCCAGAGAATTTTCGACAAAGCATCACTAGTCTCACCGCATTCCTCATGA
- the LOC108859483 gene encoding heat stress transcription factor A-7b — MDPSSSSRAWPMPMPMPMEGLQEPGPGPFLTKTFEMVDDPNTNHIVSWNRGGISFVVWDPHSFSATILPLYFKHNNFSSFVRQLNTYFWRTSTKRSASSYCEMGFRKIEAERWEFMNEGFLMGQRDLLKSIKRRTSSSAPPSLHHSQGDPCVELRQERHVLMMEISRLRQQEQRARGYIQAMEQRIDGAERKQRHMMSFLRRVAKNPALLQQLLEQQKKELEEASMDQVKQETVGHVSELDALALEMQGHGRQRTEEVERELDDGFWEELLMNKDEDDEEEANVNTC; from the exons ATGGATCCATCGTCGAGTTCGAGAGCGTGGCCGATGCCGATGCCGATGCCAATGGAAGGATTGCAAGAACCAGGGCCAGGTCCGTTTCTGACAAAGACTTTCGAGATGGTGGACGATCCAAACACAAACCACATTGTGTCGTGGAACAGGGGAGGCATTAGTTTTGTCGTGTGGGATCCACATTCTTTCTCCGCGACTATTCTTCCTCTATACTTCAAGCACAACAACTTCTCCAGTTTCGTCAGACAACTCAACACTTAC TTCTGGAGGACCTCGACGAAGCGTTCGGCCTCCAGTTACTGCGAAATG GGATTCAGAAAGATTGAGGCAGAGAGATGGGAATTTATGAATGAAGGTTTCTTGATGGGACAGAGAGACCTTCTCAAAAGCATCAAGCGACGAACCTCCTCCTCTGCTCCTCCCTCGCTCCATCACTCTCAAGGCGACCCCTGCGTCGAGCTGCGGCAAGAGAGGCATGTTCTGATGATGGAGATCTCGAGACTCAGACAGCAGGAGCAGAGAGCGAGAGGCTATATCCAAGCCATGGAGCAGAGGATCGATGGAGCAGAGAGGAAACAGAGACATATGATGTCTTTTCTGAGGCGTGTCGCGAAGAACCCCGCTCTTCTGCAGCAGCTACTCGAGCAGCAGAAGAAAGAACTAGAGGAGGCTTCGATGGATCAGGTCAAACAGGAGACGGTGGGACACGTTTCGGAGCTGGATGCTCTGGCACTAGAGATGCAAGGACATGGACGTCAACGGACTGAGGAGGTGGAGAGGGAACTCGACGACGGGTTTTGGGAAGAACTACTAATGAACaaggatgaagatgatgaagaagaggcGAATGTGAACACATGTTAA
- the LOC108858700 gene encoding guanine nucleotide-binding protein subunit gamma 1: MELEDSDARGKHRILAELGRVEEEVRFLEKELGELGQTDIVSTVCEELLCLIEKAPDPLLPLTNGPLNLGWDRWFEGPNGGDGCSCFIL; the protein is encoded by the exons ATGGAATTGGAAGATAGTGATGCACGGGGAAAGCACAGGATCCTTGCTGAGCTTGGTCGCGTCGAAGAGGAAGTCAGATTCTTGGAG AAAGAGCTGGGAGAGCTCGGGCAGACTGATATCGTATCAACCGTTTGTGAGGA GCTGCTCTGTCTTATCGAGAAAGCACCCGACCCTCTCTTGCCCCT GACCAATGGGCCTTTGAACTTAGGATGGGACCGGTGGTTTGAAGGACCAAATGGGGGAGATGGCTGCAGCTGCTTTATACTTTGA
- the LOC108859482 gene encoding defensin-like protein 11, translated as MGKIIINLSTLLLVFLLVSTGLMDKGEAQGCKWECKGLPNFKCWLGTAGHKLCNDFCINEGAAKGECVSHPASNSHACVCRKPGCS; from the exons atgggGAAGATCATCATCAACCTCTCTACCCTTCTCCTCGTATTCTTGTTGGTTTCTACAG GATTAATGGACAAGGGGGAAGCGCAAGGGTGTAAGTGGGAATGCAAGGGTCTTCCAAACTTCAAGTGTTGGTTGGGTACTGCCGGACACAAACTTTGCAACGACTTTTGCATCAACGAAGGAGCCGCAAAAGGCGAGTGCGTCTCACACCCCGCCTCTAACTCCCACGCTTGTGTCTGTCGCAAGCCCGGCTGCtcctaa
- the LOC130512880 gene encoding cytokinin dehydrogenase 6 isoform X2, with protein MNNLHACCLLRKRNMLIVRSFTILLLSCIAFKLACCFSSSISSLKALPLVGHLEFEDVHPASKDFGNRYQLLPLAVLHPKSVSDVASVIRHIWMMGPHSQLTVAARGRGHSLQGQAQTRNGIVIRMESLQHQKLKVHGVGAPAPFVDVSGGELWINILHETLKYGLAPKSWTDYLHLTVGGTLSNAGISGQAFRHGPQISNVHQLEVVTGKGEILNCSERQNSDLFHGVLGGLGQFGIITRARIALEPAPTMVKWMRVLYLDFAAFARDQERLISSDDDKFDYIEGFVIINRTGLLDSWRLSFTPEDPIEASQFKSDGRNLYCLEVAKYFNNEDKKDVMNQEVKKSLFELSYISSTLFSTEVTYEEFLDRVHVSEMKLRSKGQWEVPHPWLNLLVPRSRVNEFAKGVFGNILTDTSNGPVIVYPVNKSKWDNRSSAVTPEEEEIFYLVAILTSAVPGSTGLDGVDQIVKRNQRILEFSEAAGLGLKQYLPHYTTRHEWRSHFGPKWDDFVRRKSRYDPFAMLAPGQRIFDKASLVSPHSS; from the exons ATGAACAATCTACATGCATGCTGCCTCCTCAGGAAAAGAAACATGCTTATAGTAAGAAGTTTCACCATCTTACTACTCAGCTGCATAGCCTTTAAGTTAGCTTGCTGCTTCTCTAGCAGCATCTCTTCGTTGAAAGCCCTTCCCCTAGTAGGCCACTTGGAGTTCGAAGATGTCCATCCCGCCTCCAAAGATTTTGGAAACCGGTACCAACTGCTTCCTCTGGCGGTCTTACATCCCAAATCTGTAAGCGACGTCGCCTCGGTGATACGACACATCTGGATGATGGGACCTCATTCACAGCTTACGGTGGCAGCGAGAGGTCGTGGACATTCACTCCAAGGCCAAGCACAAACAAGAAATGGGATTGTCATCCGCATGGAATCACTACAGCACCAGAAGCTGAAGGTCCACGGTGTGGGTGCTCCTGCTCCATTCGTTGATGTTTCTGGTGGTGAGCTGTGGATAAACATTTTGCACGAGACCCTAAAGTACGGGCTTGCACCAAAATCTTGGACGGATTACCTGCATTTAACTGTTGGTGGGACTCTTTCCAATGCTGGAATCAGCGGCCAGGCGTTCCGACACGGACCGCAGATCAGCAATGTTCATCAACTGGAGGTTGTCACAG GAAAAGGTGAGATTTTAAACTGTTCAGAGAGGCAGAACAGCGACCTGTTCCATGGAGTTCTTGGTGGGCTAGGTCAGTTTGGCATCATAACACGAGCAAGAATAGCTCTGGAACCAGCACCAACCATG GTTAAATGGATGAGAGTGTTGTACCTGGATTTTGCAGCATTTGCGAGGGACCAAGAGCGGCTGATTTCGTCAGATGATGACAAATTTGATTACATTGAAGGTTTTGTGATAATAAACAGGACGGGACTGCTAGACAGCTGGAGGTTATCCTTCACACCAGAAGACCCTATAGAGGCCAGCCAATTCAAATCTGATGGCAGGAATCTCTACTGTTTGGAAGTGGCCAAGTACTTTAATAATGAAGACAAGAAAGATGTAATGAACCAg gaagtgaaaaaatcattatttgaaCTAAGCTACATCTCGTCCACACTGTTTTCAACGGAGGTAACGTACGAAGAATTCTTGGACAGGGTACATGTCTCTGAGATGAAACTGCGATCCAAAGGGCAGTGGGAAGTTCCACATCCATGGCTGAATCTGCTAGTGCCAAGAAGCAGAGTCAATGAATTTGCAAaaggtgtgtttggaaacatccTTACCGATACAAGCAACGGGCCAGTCATTGTCTACCCAGTCAACAAGTCAAA GTGGGACAATAGAAGTTCAGCGGTGACACCAGAGGAGGAAGAGATATTCTACTTAGTGGCGATCCTTACATCCGCAGTTCCAGGGTCGACGGGGTTAGATGGAGTCGACCAAATCGTAAAGCGGAACCAAAGGATACTTGAGTTCAGTGAGGCAGCAGGTTTAGGGCTGAAGCAATACCTACCCCATTACACAACAAGACACGAGTGGAGATCCCACTTTGGTCCTAAGTGGGATGATTTTGTGCGGAGAAAATCCAGATATGATCCGTTCGCAATGCTAGCTCCAGGCCAGAGAATTTTCGACAAAGCATCACTAGTCTCACCGCATTCCTCATGA
- the LOC108857624 gene encoding LOW QUALITY PROTEIN: uncharacterized protein LOC108857624 (The sequence of the model RefSeq protein was modified relative to this genomic sequence to represent the inferred CDS: deleted 1 base in 1 codon): METRVVMKEGDVEKHIGGCMAGFFNIFDRPHLLSPKRYSLPKRLSSSSSSLKTEPSLDSVNHSVYSTPQLRSPAPPEHHHLSEFKQVVISPRRFSKEAPRLSLDSRAVVDAKGSLKPRQIHPDVGLGSGSPSVIARLMGLEALPDSQQQQPQPLQRSASESRVISRFVDSLNFQNSQSTQGVEEDHHSRSEPSRATRASTFSPLRRKIFFDTFPEPRQIMMSRGSSDSDSDLETLKQLLEAHRLKGLLHSNRNVVIPQSPIRSVTYKRDLSKGKTRRTSENSVKTPNRRPTLKESWRAETRNRRPVEEVNKHGKTLLERCDKLLHSIAEMEAGDSQPSPVSVLDTSLYHEDSSPSPVMKRTLLHPLLEDEMFMSSSSSSSSDSEYDYISDILRASNCLPHECDVFSLLEEKQGYLKGGASAHERRLTFDAVQEIIRRIRSRRGRMVGDADEMLQVTWSEFQKLRKKSSQPAEEEGDLAGYVCGVIGRDLSEDPWRDFHVEMSESVLVIERLLFKDLIGETIRHMAALNRSASLRRRRRLLF; encoded by the exons ATGGAGACAAGGGTTGtaatgaaagagggagatgtgGAGAAGCACATTGGGGGTTGCATGGCCGGCTTCTTCAACATCTTCGATCGTCCTCATCTTCTCTCCCCCAAACGATATTCCCTGCCCAAAcgtctctcctcctcctcctcttctttgAAGACCGAACCTTCACTGGACTCAGTGAACCATAGTGTCTATTCTACCCCGCAGCTCCGGTCTCCGGCTCCCCCAGAGCATCATCATCTCTCAGAGTTTAAACAAGTAGTAATATCTCCAAGGAGGTTCTCCAAAGAAGCTCCTAGACTCTCGCTCGATAGCAGAGCCGTGGTGGATGCCAAGGGAAGCCTCAAACCAAGACAGATCCACCCTGATGTGGGGCTGGGATCTGGATCACCCAGCGTGATCGCAAGGCTCATGGGATTAGAGGCATTGCCTGATTCCCAGCAGCAGCAGCCTCAGCCTCTTCAGCGATCTGCATCTGAGTCGAGGGTCATCAGCAGATTTGTGGACAGCTTAAACTTCCAAAACTCCCAGAGCACGCAAGGAGTCGAAGAAGATCACCACTCCAGGAGTGAGCCATCAAGAGCAACGAGAGCTTCTACTTTCAGT CCGCTaaggcgtaagatttttttcgATACCTTCCCCGAGCCCAGGCAAATAATGATGAGCCGTGGATCCTCAGACTCTGACTCTGATCTTGAAACTCTCAAGCAACTTCTCGAAGCTCATAGGCTCAAAGGACTATTGCACTCAAACAGGAATGTCGTCATCCCTCAATCTCCCATCAGATCTGTAACTTACAAGCGAGATCTAAGCAAAGGCAAGACCCGGAGGACGAGTGAAAACAGCGTCAAGACTCCTAACAGGAGACCGACCCTCAAGGAATCCTGGAGAGCCGAGACAAGGAACCGACGACCCGTTGAAGAGGTTAACAAACATGGGAAAACTCTGTTGGAGAGATGCGACAAGCTTCTCCACAGCATTGCCGAAATGGAGGCGGGAGATTCACAGCCGAGTCCTGTCTCTGTTCTTGATACCTCTCTTTACCACGAGGACTCTTCTCCATCCCCTGTCATGAAACGCACCCTTCTTCACCCACTACTTGAAGATGAAATGTtcatgtcatcatcatcatcatcatcttcggaCTCTGAATACGACTACATCTCCGACATCCTCAGAGCCTCCAACTGCCTACCACACGAATGCGACGTCTTCTCTCTTCTCGAAGAAAAGCAGGGATACCTCAAGGGCGGCGCCTCGGCTCACGAGAGAAGGCTCACCTTCGACGCAGTGCAGGAGATTATTCGGCGGATAAGGAGTAGGAGGGGGAGAATGGTTGGAGACGCTGACGAGATGCTGCAGGTGACGTGGTCCGAGTTTCAGAAGTTAAGAAAGAAAAGCTCGCAGCCAGCCGAGGAAGAAGGTGACCTTGCGGGATACGTGTGTGGGGTCATCGGGAGAGATCTATCAGAGGACCCTTGGCGAGATTTTCATGTGGAGATGTCAGAGTCTGTTCTCGTCATCGAACGGCTCCTTTTCAAAGATCTCATTGGTGAGACCATACGCCATATGGCTGCTCTTAACAGGTCCGCCTCTCTGCGTAGGAGGAGGAGGCTGCTCTTCTGA
- the LOC108858698 gene encoding uncharacterized protein LOC108858698, translating into MGLDREMDEYSASATTVAFDRPIPLLRGPTPAGGSESGQYVLAFRSLDSWAAAYKRSEAQIKEQCEEGARIGCAVSASNNCKPPWWRSFGGAVPDMREREKCEEREFKECLGAAKEKCSRFAKEKCSAAFLDARVAVEREEVEGLVWLASMPEDSSRWLGSLVQARRGKTNRRARDLLLLNQQKKSHATCL; encoded by the coding sequence ATGGGCCTCGATAGAGAAATGGATGAATACTCAGCGTCAGCGACCACCGTTGCGTTCGACCGTCCGATACCGCTGCTCCGGGGACCCACTCCCGCCGGGGGATCGGAATCAGGTCAATACGTTCTAGCCTTCCGATCCCTGGATTCATGGGCTGCCGCTTACAAGCGTTCCGAAGCCCAAATCAAGGAGCAGTGCGAGGAAGGCGCCAGAATCGGGTGCGCCGTATCCGCGTCCAACAACTGTAAGCCTCCGTGGTGGCGGAGCTTCGGCGGCGCGGTCCCGGACATGAGGGAACGAGAAAAGTGCGAGGAGCGTGAGTTCAAGGAATGTCTGGGTGCGGCCAAGGAGAAGTGCTCGAGATTCGCCAAGGAAAAGTGCTCTGCTGCGTTTTTAGACGCACGAGTCGCGGTGGAGAGGGAGGAGGTTGAGGGATTGGTCTGGCTAGCGTCAATGCCGGAGGACAGCAGCAGGTGGTTGGGTTCATTGGTTCAGGCAAGACGGGGCAAAACTAACCGCAGAGCCAgggatcttcttcttctgaaccaacaaaaaaaatcgcATGCTACTTGCCTCTGA